Proteins found in one Deinococcus radiotolerans genomic segment:
- a CDS encoding NAD(P)/FAD-dependent oxidoreductase: MHVLVIGAGIAGTSVAYFLARAGAQVTVVDAGVHRASDVPSALINPVRGQSGGVDARALDGMRFTWTLLRELDAAGFSVPHAQSGVLRPIPDDRARARFERNLPAALKHAWLSPADAPEPLAPGWGHVLHLPDGGWVDGPAFTCALVQASGAPVVTGRAQDWTARTVTLAGGETLSGDAVVFCSGSVGVTWRGEAATHRRGTLLTLDRAVTRVALSFGAYLAPDARGGVLGATFETPSPTWTPDGLPLASLGWLLGKGAALTDLRGARVTGHWTGTRLSGLNAGPQEGGTWRLTGLSSKGFLLGPLLAAELARELMSTARPG, encoded by the coding sequence ATGCACGTTCTCGTGATCGGGGCGGGCATTGCTGGGACCAGCGTGGCGTACTTCCTGGCCCGCGCGGGCGCGCAGGTGACGGTCGTGGACGCGGGCGTGCACCGCGCGAGCGACGTGCCCAGCGCCCTGATCAACCCGGTGCGCGGCCAGTCGGGCGGCGTGGACGCCCGCGCGCTGGACGGCATGCGCTTCACGTGGACGCTGCTGCGCGAGCTGGATGCGGCCGGTTTCTCCGTCCCACACGCGCAATCGGGCGTGCTGCGGCCCATCCCGGACGACCGCGCCCGCGCCCGCTTCGAACGGAACCTCCCCGCCGCGCTGAAGCACGCGTGGCTGAGCCCGGCAGACGCGCCGGAACCCCTGGCGCCCGGCTGGGGGCACGTCCTGCACCTCCCGGACGGCGGGTGGGTGGACGGCCCCGCCTTCACGTGCGCCCTCGTGCAGGCGTCCGGCGCGCCGGTCGTCACCGGACGCGCGCAGGACTGGACGGCCCGCACCGTCACCCTGGCAGGCGGCGAAACACTGAGCGGGGACGCCGTGGTGTTCTGCAGCGGTTCGGTCGGCGTCACGTGGCGCGGCGAGGCCGCCACGCACCGGCGCGGCACCCTCCTGACCCTCGACCGGGCCGTCACGCGCGTCGCCCTCAGCTTCGGCGCGTACCTCGCCCCGGACGCGCGCGGCGGGGTGCTCGGCGCGACCTTCGAGACCCCCTCCCCCACCTGGACGCCGGATGGGTTGCCCCTCGCGTCGCTGGGGTGGCTGCTCGGCAAGGGCGCCGCCCTGACCGACCTGCGCGGCGCGCGCGTCACCGGGCACTGGACCGGCACGCGCCTCTCCGGCCTGAACGCCGGACCGCAGGAGGGTGGCACGTGGCGGCTGACCGGCCTGAGCAGCAAGGGCTTCCTGCTCGGGCCCCTGCTCGCGGCTGAACTGGCCCGTGAATTGA
- the mnmD gene encoding tRNA (5-methylaminomethyl-2-thiouridine)(34)-methyltransferase MnmD: MSDSSPDAPANVLVTPDGSRTALNARFGEAYGSRHGAASQARHVFVEGTGTHEHPAPRVLEVGFGVGVNARATLARCAARGVPLEYHAFEFDPAPRALLRDVARGGDAEDHPAWRALLDAWPESGGGSGEIEVTAGGATLRVTFADVLTADLPAGWATALYLDGFSPSRNPDVWTPAFTARLAHTLAPGGVLGTYSAAGHVRRSLEAAGLRVDRRPGAPGKRECVRAVREG, translated from the coding sequence ATGAGTGATTCCTCTCCTGACGCGCCAGCAAACGTGCTGGTCACGCCCGACGGGTCGCGAACCGCCCTGAACGCCCGGTTCGGCGAGGCGTACGGGTCGCGGCACGGCGCGGCGTCGCAGGCGCGGCATGTGTTCGTGGAGGGCACGGGCACGCACGAGCACCCCGCCCCGCGCGTGCTGGAGGTGGGCTTCGGGGTGGGCGTGAACGCCCGCGCGACCCTGGCCCGCTGCGCGGCGCGCGGCGTCCCACTGGAGTACCACGCGTTCGAGTTCGACCCAGCCCCCCGCGCCCTGCTGCGGGACGTGGCGCGCGGCGGGGATGCCGAGGATCACCCCGCGTGGCGGGCGCTGCTGGACGCGTGGCCCGAATCGGGCGGCGGCAGCGGCGAGATCGAGGTCACGGCGGGCGGCGCGACCCTGCGCGTCACGTTCGCGGACGTCCTGACCGCCGACCTGCCCGCAGGCTGGGCGACGGCGCTGTACCTGGATGGCTTCTCGCCGAGCCGCAATCCGGACGTGTGGACACCCGCGTTCACGGCGCGACTGGCCCACACCCTTGCGCCGGGGGGCGTTCTGGGCACGTACAGCGCCGCCGGGCACGTGCGCCGCTCGCTGGAGGCCGCCGGGCTGCGCGTGGACCGCCGCCCCGGCGCGCCCGGCAAACGCGAGTGCGTGCGCGCCGTGCGGGAGGGCTGA
- a CDS encoding elongation factor G: MPHRIVSLAAHSGTGKTTLAEALLLRGGVLSRAGCVEDGTTRSDHTDAEKAHGFSIQTGVLRLSHEGTDVTVLDTPGFADFVREIRGGIRAADSVLVLVSAVGGVEVGTERAWATADRFGMPRVVVVNKMDRERADFFTVLADVKASLKGPVAAAFLPVGEGPDFRGVVNVLTGEVSPPQELPPTLTGALREARDALLDAIVETDDDLMGRYLEGEAIGDKELEAAYLRAVHAGTLYPVLPVSAVSGVGLDVLLHLMVTGLRSARERGPLTGVDGQTREPTPDAPLSARVWRLSIDPFVGKVAYIRVWSGTLRPGDTLRNTSQDVDVRPMHLYVPNGKDLTEVSELPAGSIGVLTKLPDLHAGDTLADPAQPITYDPLWLPDPVHTVAIHPATRQDEDKLGAALAKLREEDPTLHYAREPQTGEQLLSGMGDMHLGIAVEKLAAQGVTVTTTPPRIPYRETIHAPAEAQGKHKKQSGGHGQYGDCKIRIEPGEGFAFRSAVVGGAIPGKYIPSIEKGVQDAMQRGALAGYPMQDVHVTVLDGSYHDVDSSDIAFRTAGSLALKNAVANARPGLLEPVMQLRVRAPALFTGDLISDLQTRRARVQGMDPEGTVITVTALVPQAELQSYSADLRSLTGDRGAFSVKAHGYQPVPDHLAKKIIEARQGELAQA; encoded by the coding sequence GTGCCTCACCGCATTGTGAGTCTGGCCGCGCACAGCGGCACCGGGAAGACGACGCTGGCTGAGGCCCTGCTGCTCCGCGGTGGGGTCCTTTCACGTGCAGGCTGCGTCGAGGACGGCACCACCCGCAGTGATCACACGGACGCGGAGAAGGCGCACGGGTTCTCGATCCAGACCGGGGTGCTGCGCCTGAGTCACGAGGGCACGGACGTGACGGTGCTGGACACGCCGGGCTTCGCGGATTTCGTGCGAGAGATCCGGGGCGGGATTCGCGCGGCGGACAGCGTGCTGGTGCTCGTCAGCGCGGTGGGCGGCGTGGAGGTCGGTACGGAGCGCGCCTGGGCCACGGCGGACCGTTTCGGGATGCCGCGCGTGGTGGTGGTGAACAAGATGGACCGCGAACGGGCGGACTTCTTCACGGTCCTGGCCGACGTGAAAGCCAGCCTGAAGGGCCCGGTGGCAGCGGCGTTCCTGCCCGTGGGGGAGGGCCCGGACTTCCGCGGAGTGGTAAACGTCCTGACAGGCGAGGTGAGCCCACCACAGGAGCTGCCCCCCACCCTGACGGGCGCGCTGCGTGAGGCGCGGGACGCGCTGCTGGACGCCATCGTCGAGACGGACGACGACCTGATGGGCCGCTACCTGGAAGGCGAGGCCATCGGGGATAAGGAACTGGAGGCGGCGTACCTGCGGGCGGTCCACGCGGGTACCCTCTACCCGGTGTTACCCGTGAGTGCCGTGAGCGGTGTAGGGCTGGACGTGTTGCTGCACCTGATGGTCACGGGGCTACGCAGCGCCCGCGAGCGCGGCCCCCTGACTGGCGTGGACGGGCAGACCCGCGAACCCACTCCGGATGCCCCCCTGAGCGCGCGGGTGTGGCGGCTGTCCATCGACCCGTTCGTGGGCAAGGTCGCGTACATCCGCGTCTGGAGCGGCACGCTGCGTCCCGGCGACACGCTGCGCAATACCTCGCAGGACGTGGACGTGCGCCCCATGCACCTGTACGTCCCGAACGGCAAGGACCTCACCGAGGTATCCGAACTGCCTGCCGGGAGCATCGGCGTCCTGACGAAACTCCCGGACCTGCACGCCGGGGACACCCTGGCCGACCCCGCCCAGCCCATCACGTACGACCCGCTGTGGCTGCCCGACCCGGTCCACACGGTCGCCATTCACCCCGCCACCCGCCAGGACGAGGACAAGCTGGGTGCGGCCCTCGCGAAACTGCGCGAGGAGGACCCCACCCTCCACTACGCGCGCGAACCGCAGACGGGCGAGCAGCTCCTGTCCGGCATGGGTGACATGCACCTGGGCATCGCCGTGGAGAAGCTGGCCGCGCAGGGCGTCACCGTGACCACCACCCCGCCCCGCATCCCGTACCGCGAGACCATCCACGCCCCCGCCGAAGCGCAGGGCAAACACAAGAAGCAGAGCGGCGGGCACGGACAGTACGGCGACTGCAAGATCCGCATCGAGCCCGGCGAGGGCTTCGCGTTCCGGTCCGCCGTGGTGGGCGGCGCCATCCCCGGCAAGTACATCCCCAGTATTGAGAAAGGCGTGCAGGACGCCATGCAGCGCGGCGCGCTGGCTGGGTACCCCATGCAGGACGTCCACGTCACCGTGCTCGACGGCAGCTACCACGACGTGGACAGCAGCGACATCGCCTTCCGCACCGCCGGCAGCCTCGCCCTGAAAAACGCCGTGGCGAACGCCCGCCCGGGCCTCCTCGAACCCGTTATGCAGCTGCGGGTCCGCGCCCCAGCCTTGTTCACCGGGGACCTCATCAGCGACCTCCAGACCCGCCGCGCCCGCGTGCAGGGCATGGACCCTGAGGGGACCGTCATCACCGTCACCGCCCTCGTACCGCAAGCTGAACTCCAGTCGTACAGCGCTGACCTGCGCTCCCTGACCGGCGACCGCGGCGCGTTCAGCGTGAAAGCCCACGGGTACCAGCCCGTCCCGGACCACCTTGCCAAGAAGATCATTGAGGCGCGACAGGGCGAACTCGCCCAGGCGTAG
- a CDS encoding threonine aldolase family protein translates to MTSPARIIADLRSDTVTTPTPAMREAMAQAPVGDDVYGEDPTVNELQAEVARQTGHEAGLFMPSGTMTNQVAIALHTRRGEEVICAEGSHIYEWELGMMAAFSGVVPRFVPAPLGVPAPEDVRSAIRRSIHQSPSGLISLENTHNKAGGTVIPLDVLAGIRAVATEEGLPLHLDGARVVNAAVALGVPLRDVTGLFDTVSVCLSKGLGAPVGSVLVGSAAAMKQAHRYRKMMGGGMRQAGVLAAAALVALREGPARLAEDHRRTRVLAEALVNAGFDVNLAAVQTNIIYATLPDAATHAARWAEQGVLANALGPDSVRFVLHHQVSDEALDGAVRVLTA, encoded by the coding sequence ATGACTTCACCCGCCCGCATCATTGCCGATCTGCGTTCCGATACCGTCACGACCCCCACGCCTGCCATGCGCGAGGCGATGGCGCAGGCGCCGGTGGGGGACGACGTGTACGGCGAAGACCCGACCGTGAACGAGTTGCAGGCCGAGGTGGCCCGCCAGACGGGGCACGAGGCGGGGCTGTTCATGCCGTCGGGCACCATGACGAATCAGGTGGCGATTGCGCTGCACACCCGGCGGGGTGAGGAGGTCATCTGCGCGGAGGGCTCGCACATCTACGAGTGGGAGCTGGGCATGATGGCGGCCTTCAGCGGCGTGGTGCCGCGCTTCGTGCCCGCGCCGCTGGGCGTGCCCGCCCCGGAGGACGTGCGCTCGGCGATCCGCCGCAGCATCCACCAGTCGCCCAGCGGGCTGATCAGCCTGGAGAACACGCACAACAAGGCTGGGGGCACCGTGATTCCGCTGGACGTCCTGGCGGGGATTCGCGCGGTGGCGACCGAGGAGGGCCTGCCGCTGCACCTGGACGGTGCGCGGGTGGTGAACGCGGCGGTGGCGTTGGGTGTGCCGCTGCGGGACGTGACGGGCCTGTTCGACACGGTTAGCGTGTGCCTGAGCAAGGGCCTGGGCGCCCCGGTGGGCAGCGTGCTCGTTGGCAGCGCGGCGGCCATGAAGCAGGCGCACCGCTACCGCAAGATGATGGGCGGCGGCATGCGGCAGGCCGGGGTGCTGGCCGCCGCCGCACTCGTGGCGCTGCGTGAGGGCCCCGCCCGGCTGGCGGAGGACCACCGCCGCACCCGCGTTCTGGCGGAGGCGCTGGTCAACGCGGGCTTTGACGTGAACCTCGCCGCTGTGCAGACGAACATCATCTACGCCACCCTGCCGGACGCGGCCACGCACGCGGCCCGCTGGGCGGAGCAGGGCGTGCTCGCCAACGCGCTGGGGCCGGACAGCGTCCGGTTCGTACTGCACCATCAGGTGAGCGACGAGGCGCTGGACGGAGCAGTCCGCGTGCTGACTGCCTGA
- a CDS encoding CPBP family intramembrane glutamic endopeptidase, whose translation MTVPEPPLTRVPPAPPAAPAGVRAVSGNRAALALLVVQNVASALLVAAGLPLGTALLGTFAVVVLVGLTLFRGTLGALFQDSRWRTPPSWGMALAAFALAFLASRAFVLAFVTLVPSSADAVPQFLSRGADVWVLILAAGVLIPIAEEVAFRGLLMRGHERAAGFTVAALTSTLVFSLAHGVPASIVGILPLAYVLARIVQHTGSLWNSVIVHALNNTIAVALGSVLAGRLPTDAGQATELLKNEALRLPLAGGAALFGTVVLVVLHLWLTPKADPQVRSAPGPWLSGAFVVMLLFGLSAAAFTIPGVAQWATDLRGALR comes from the coding sequence ATGACTGTTCCAGAGCCCCCCCTGACCCGTGTGCCGCCCGCTCCGCCTGCCGCGCCCGCGGGGGTGCGGGCGGTCAGCGGGAACCGGGCGGCGCTGGCGCTGCTGGTGGTGCAGAACGTGGCGTCCGCCCTGCTGGTCGCGGCGGGCCTGCCGCTGGGGACCGCGCTGCTGGGCACCTTCGCCGTGGTCGTGCTGGTGGGCCTGACGCTCTTCCGGGGCACGCTGGGGGCCCTGTTTCAGGATTCACGCTGGCGCACGCCGCCGTCGTGGGGCATGGCGCTCGCGGCGTTCGCGCTGGCGTTCCTGGCGTCGCGTGCGTTCGTGCTGGCCTTCGTGACGCTGGTGCCGTCGTCGGCGGACGCGGTGCCGCAGTTCCTCAGCCGGGGCGCGGACGTGTGGGTGCTGATCCTCGCGGCGGGCGTCCTGATTCCCATCGCCGAGGAGGTCGCGTTCCGGGGCCTGCTCATGCGTGGGCACGAGCGCGCGGCTGGTTTCACCGTGGCGGCCCTGACGAGCACGCTGGTGTTCTCGCTGGCGCACGGCGTGCCCGCCAGCATCGTGGGGATCCTGCCGCTGGCGTACGTCCTGGCCCGCATCGTGCAGCACACCGGCAGCCTGTGGAACAGCGTGATCGTGCACGCGCTGAACAACACCATCGCGGTGGCGCTGGGCAGCGTGCTCGCGGGCCGCCTGCCGACGGATGCGGGGCAGGCGACCGAACTACTGAAAAATGAGGCGCTGCGCCTGCCGCTGGCCGGAGGCGCGGCGCTGTTCGGGACGGTGGTGCTGGTCGTCCTGCACCTGTGGCTGACGCCGAAGGCGGACCCGCAGGTGCGCAGCGCGCCCGGCCCGTGGCTGAGTGGGGCGTTCGTGGTGATGCTGCTGTTCGGCCTGAGTGCTGCCGCGTTCACGATTCCTGGCGTGGCGCAGTGGGCGACGGACCTGCGTGGAGCGCTGAGGTGA
- a CDS encoding YkvA family protein: MTDPARPGLWARLRAFARHLKAELLALSHAARDPRTPWYARAWALLVLAYALSPIDLIPDFIPVLGQLDDLLLVPAGLWVALRLIPPEVLADARRAAAEHPEKLARSALGAALIVLVYAALIVLAWAWWRSRSG; this comes from the coding sequence GTGACTGACCCTGCCCGGCCTGGCCTGTGGGCGCGCCTGCGGGCATTCGCGCGGCACCTGAAAGCGGAACTGCTGGCCCTGAGCCACGCCGCGCGGGACCCGCGCACCCCCTGGTACGCGCGGGCGTGGGCGCTGCTGGTGCTCGCGTACGCCCTGAGTCCCATTGACCTGATCCCGGATTTCATTCCAGTGCTGGGGCAACTCGATGACCTGCTGCTCGTCCCGGCGGGATTGTGGGTGGCGCTGCGCCTGATTCCCCCCGAGGTGCTGGCGGACGCCCGGCGCGCCGCAGCCGAGCACCCGGAGAAACTGGCGCGCAGTGCCCTCGGCGCGGCGCTGATCGTGCTCGTGTACGCTGCGCTGATCGTGCTGGCGTGGGCGTGGTGGCGTTCCCGCAGCGGGTAA
- a CDS encoding DUF456 domain-containing protein has protein sequence MSLAFLIFLVAWVIGMIGTFVPALPATVIIFIGSVAATLVDGFQPWPDLPFLLTFLVITILISMVDNVASAWGARKYGGSRQAVWGAIIGGIVGIFPIIPFGLIVGPLAGALIAELFIVRKAPMDALRSAWGTLIGLLAGIAAKVVLHLLIGLYELWRLWEPAKSVF, from the coding sequence GTGAGTCTCGCGTTCCTGATCTTCCTCGTCGCGTGGGTGATCGGCATGATCGGCACCTTCGTGCCCGCCCTGCCCGCCACCGTCATCATCTTCATTGGCAGTGTCGCTGCCACCCTGGTCGACGGCTTCCAGCCCTGGCCGGACCTGCCGTTCCTGCTGACGTTCCTGGTCATCACGATCCTGATCAGCATGGTAGACAACGTCGCCTCGGCGTGGGGCGCCCGCAAGTACGGCGGCAGCAGGCAGGCCGTGTGGGGCGCGATCATCGGCGGGATCGTGGGCATCTTCCCGATCATCCCGTTCGGCCTGATCGTGGGGCCACTGGCCGGAGCGCTGATCGCCGAACTGTTCATTGTCCGCAAGGCGCCCATGGACGCGCTGCGCAGCGCCTGGGGCACCCTGATCGGCCTACTGGCCGGGATTGCCGCGAAGGTCGTGCTGCACCTCCTGATTGGGCTGTACGAACTGTGGCGGCTGTGGGAACCCGCCAAGAGCGTGTTCTGA